The genomic DNA CCCGGGCGGACGGAAAGCCGGAGCATGTGGTGGAAAAGATCGTCGAGGGCCGGGTCAACAAGTACTACAAAGAGGTCTGCCTCCTGGAACAGCCCTATATCAAAGACGATTCCATTGCGGTCAAGGACCTGATCAATGAGCTGGTCGCGGTTCTGGGAGAAAAGGTCGAGGTGAACCGATTTGTGCGCATGGAAGTCGGGGAGACGCATTCCGAAGAATAATTTGAAAAAAAAAACGGGCCCTGGGCCCGTTTTTTGGTTCAGTACCCGGATCGGGACCAAGGAGGGCGGCATGCCCCCGTGATCCCGCCAACCCAAGCATACTGATGGGGAGTGCATGAGCGAGCTTACGTATCAGCGCGTCCTGCTCAAGCTCAGCGGAGAGGCCTTGGCCGGTTCCCGTTCCTTGGGCATTGACATGAACAGCATCGATGCCTTTTGCCAGGATCTGGCCGAAGTTGTCGGCATGGGCCTTGAGGTGGCATTGGTTATCGGGGGCGGGAATATCTTCCGCGGGGTCTCCTCGTCTGCCGCCGGCATGGACCGGGCGTCGGCGGACTATATGGGCATGCTGGCCACAGTGATCAATGGATTGGCCCTGCAGGACAGCCTGGAAAAGCAGGGGTTGACCACCCGGCTGATGACCGCCATCAGGATGCAGGAGGTGGCCGAACCATACATCCGGCGCCGGGCGATACGGCACCTGGAAAAGAAACGGGTGGTTATCTGTGCCGCAGGAACTGGGAATCCCTATTTCACCACTGATACCGCCGCATCCCTGCGGGCCATGGAGCTCAAAGCACAGGCCCTGATGAAGGCGACCAGGGTGCCCGGGGTCTATGACACCAATCCGGAAGATAATCCGAATGCGAGGCTGTATACCCGGCTCAGCTACCTGGACGTCCTGCAGCAGGGGCTGAAGGTCATGGATTCAGCAGCTATTTCCCTGTGCATGGACAACAATATGCCCATCGTCGTATTCAATCTGCTGGAGCGGCACAATATCATGCGAGTTGCCTGCGGGGAGAATGTGGGGACTGTTGTGCACGGGTGAACAAGGAGGTGAGAAGCATGGATGACGTTTTCAAGGACTGCAAGCAGCGGATGCAGAAAGCGTTGGATACCCTGAAGAAGGACTTCAGCAAGCTGCGCACCGGGAGGGCGTCGACAACCCTGGTGGAAGACATTGTGGTGGACTATTACAACACGCCCACTCCTTTGAATCAATTGGCCTCCATTTCCATCCCCGACAGCCGGACAATTACCATCCAGCCCTGGGACCGGAACAGCTTTTCGGATGTGGAAAAGGCCATTATGAAGTCTGATCTTGGGCTGAATCCAATCAACGACGGCAAGGTGATCCGCATTTCCATTCCCCCGCTGACTGAAGAACGGAGGAAGGATCTGGTCAAGGTTGCCAAGAAGAACACTGAAGACGCCAAGATAGCGATCCGCAACGTGCGCCGGGATGAAAACGAGACCTTGAAAAAGCGGAAGAACGAGAAGTCGATTACTGAAGACGATCAGCACAAGGGGCAGGAGAAGATTCAGGAGTTGACGGATTCTTTTACCGCCAAGGCTGATGAGCTTTTGGCGGACAAAGAAAAGGAGATCATGGAGATTTGACTGCACCTTCCCAGGCAGATCCTCAAAGCCCCCCGGTCACGCATTTGGCCGTTATCATGGACGGCAACGGACGGTGGGCCAAGGAGCGCGGGCTGCCGAGGAGCGCCGGGCATCAGGCCGGGGCCGACACGGCGCAAGACATCGTTACATCCTGCCGCAAACTGAATATCTCGGTACTGACCCTGTATGCCTTTTCTATGGAGAACTGGACCCGCCCCAAGGAAGAGGTCCAGTTCCTCTTCGATCTCCTTATCCGTTTCTTGCGCCGGGAGCAAAAAAAGCTGGTGGACAACTCCATCCGGCTGAATGTCATCGGCGACTGGCAGAAATTCTCTTTTCCGGTGCGCAAAGCCATCGGTCAAACCCTGGAGCGAACGGCTCACTGCGACCAGATGACCCTGAATCTGGCCCTGAACTATTCGGGACGGGAAGAGATCCTCAAGGCCTGCCGCAGCCTTGCGGCCAGCGGCGTACCTGAGGAGGAGATAACAGAAGAGGCCTTCCGCGGACATCTGTACACCGCCGGTCAGCCCGATCCCGATCTGATCATCCGGACCAGCGGCGAGCTCCGGCTGAGCAATTATCTCATCTTTCAGGCAGCGTATTCTGAGTTCTACTTTACAAAGACGCTGTGGCCGGACTTCTCTGAGCAGGAGCTGCATGCCGCCCTGGAGGATTACAGGCAGCGCAGCCGCAGATTTGGAGGCATAGAGTGAGTCTGAGCAGCCACCAACAGCGCGTGGTGACCGGAACAGTCCTGATCGCCCTTCTCGCCGGGGTGATCTTTTCCGGCTCCACTTTGGTCCAGGCGGCGGTTGTGGTTGTCTTAAGCTGTGCGGCCCTGACTGAGTTCTGGTCCATGGTCTGGACCGAGGGCAAGAAGGGGATGCAAGCCATGGGCCTGGTCCTGTCCGTGCCGGTGGTTGTACTCCCTCAAGCTGGCGTCGGTGCTGGCGGCCTTTTGCCGGCATGCCTCTGGATCGTTGGTTTGGTCTATGTCTTCGGAGGACGCCTGAGCAGGGATATGAGCCTGACCGACGCGGCCCTGCTCTTCTTCGGGCTGGTCTACATTCCGTTCATTCTGCAGTTTTTGATTTCCCTGACTACAGTGGAGCAGGTTTATGTCCTGGCTGCTGTCTTTGGTGCGGATACAGCCGCCTTCTACGGTGGCTCCAAGTGGGGACGCCGGAAGCTGTGTCCCAGCATCAGCCCCAAGAAAACCTGGATGGGGTTCGGTTCCGGGCTTGCGGCGTGCGTTGCGGTCAGCCTGATCTGGGGCCTGATCTGGGGGCAGGCGGGATGGGCAGTGTGGTTCGGGGTGGGGACTGCGTTGTGCGTGGGCGCCCAGGCCGGCGATCTGTTCGAGTCCGCTGTGAAGCGAGAGCTCAAGGTCAAGGATTCCGGGGTGCTCTTGCCCGGACACGGCGGTGTGCTGGACCGGATCGACAGCCTTTTGCTGGCTCTTCCTGTATACATGGCCATTACATGGGTGTATCCTCTTTTTGGCTAGCCT from Desulfovermiculus halophilus DSM 18834 includes the following:
- the pyrH gene encoding UMP kinase, producing MSELTYQRVLLKLSGEALAGSRSLGIDMNSIDAFCQDLAEVVGMGLEVALVIGGGNIFRGVSSSAAGMDRASADYMGMLATVINGLALQDSLEKQGLTTRLMTAIRMQEVAEPYIRRRAIRHLEKKRVVICAAGTGNPYFTTDTAASLRAMELKAQALMKATRVPGVYDTNPEDNPNARLYTRLSYLDVLQQGLKVMDSAAISLCMDNNMPIVVFNLLERHNIMRVACGENVGTVVHG
- the frr gene encoding ribosome recycling factor; translation: MDDVFKDCKQRMQKALDTLKKDFSKLRTGRASTTLVEDIVVDYYNTPTPLNQLASISIPDSRTITIQPWDRNSFSDVEKAIMKSDLGLNPINDGKVIRISIPPLTEERRKDLVKVAKKNTEDAKIAIRNVRRDENETLKKRKNEKSITEDDQHKGQEKIQELTDSFTAKADELLADKEKEIMEI
- the uppS gene encoding polyprenyl diphosphate synthase; amino-acid sequence: MDGNGRWAKERGLPRSAGHQAGADTAQDIVTSCRKLNISVLTLYAFSMENWTRPKEEVQFLFDLLIRFLRREQKKLVDNSIRLNVIGDWQKFSFPVRKAIGQTLERTAHCDQMTLNLALNYSGREEILKACRSLAASGVPEEEITEEAFRGHLYTAGQPDPDLIIRTSGELRLSNYLIFQAAYSEFYFTKTLWPDFSEQELHAALEDYRQRSRRFGGIE
- a CDS encoding phosphatidate cytidylyltransferase; the protein is MSLSSHQQRVVTGTVLIALLAGVIFSGSTLVQAAVVVVLSCAALTEFWSMVWTEGKKGMQAMGLVLSVPVVVLPQAGVGAGGLLPACLWIVGLVYVFGGRLSRDMSLTDAALLFFGLVYIPFILQFLISLTTVEQVYVLAAVFGADTAAFYGGSKWGRRKLCPSISPKKTWMGFGSGLAACVAVSLIWGLIWGQAGWAVWFGVGTALCVGAQAGDLFESAVKRELKVKDSGVLLPGHGGVLDRIDSLLLALPVYMAITWVYPLFG